One region of Pyramidobacter sp. YE332 genomic DNA includes:
- the thiC gene encoding phosphomethylpyrimidine synthase ThiC, translated as MERNYHTQMEAARRGIATPEMEIVAKKERRSVRELMGWMAEGTAVIPANRGHRGLDPNGVGSMLKTKINVNLGVSRDCKDYDVEMQKVMSAVNMGAEAIMDLSSHGDTQPFRRKLCGECPAMIGTVPVYDAVIHYRRDLATLSAQDFVDVVRLHAEDGVDFVTLHCGITRKTIEQIRNCGRAMNIVSRGGSLVFVWMSMTGEENPFYSHFDEILDICREHDVTISLGDACRPGCLADATDVCQIEELVRLGELTRRAWAKDVQVMVEGPGHVPLDQIAANMKVQQTICRGAPFYVLGPLVTDIAPGYDHITAAIGGAVAAANGAAFLCYVTPAEHLALPNVDDVKQGIIASRIAAHAADIAKGIPGAREQDDRMAAARRKLDWDAQWLEAVDPETAKAIRASRAPEDDHSETCSMCGKFCAVRSMNKALAGEYIDIL; from the coding sequence ATGGAGCGAAATTACCACACGCAAATGGAAGCGGCGCGCCGCGGCATCGCCACGCCGGAGATGGAGATCGTCGCGAAAAAAGAACGCCGCAGCGTTCGGGAACTGATGGGCTGGATGGCCGAAGGCACAGCCGTGATCCCCGCCAACCGCGGGCATCGGGGCCTCGACCCTAACGGCGTCGGCAGCATGCTCAAAACCAAGATCAACGTCAATCTCGGCGTCAGCCGCGACTGCAAGGACTACGACGTGGAAATGCAGAAAGTCATGAGCGCCGTGAATATGGGCGCCGAAGCCATCATGGACCTGTCCAGCCACGGCGACACGCAGCCTTTCCGCCGCAAACTGTGCGGCGAGTGTCCCGCCATGATCGGCACCGTGCCCGTGTACGACGCGGTCATCCATTACCGGCGCGACCTCGCCACGCTCAGCGCTCAGGACTTCGTCGACGTGGTGCGCCTGCACGCGGAGGACGGCGTCGATTTCGTCACGCTCCACTGCGGCATCACGCGCAAGACCATCGAGCAGATCAGAAACTGCGGACGGGCGATGAACATCGTCAGCCGCGGCGGCAGCCTCGTTTTCGTCTGGATGAGCATGACCGGCGAGGAAAATCCGTTCTACTCACATTTCGACGAGATCCTCGACATCTGCCGCGAGCACGACGTCACCATCAGCCTCGGCGACGCCTGCCGCCCCGGCTGTCTTGCCGACGCCACCGACGTCTGCCAGATCGAGGAGCTCGTCCGCCTCGGTGAATTGACCCGCCGCGCTTGGGCGAAGGACGTTCAGGTCATGGTCGAAGGCCCGGGGCACGTGCCGCTGGATCAGATCGCCGCCAACATGAAAGTGCAACAGACCATCTGCCGGGGCGCGCCGTTCTACGTGCTCGGCCCCCTCGTCACCGACATCGCCCCCGGTTACGACCACATCACCGCCGCCATCGGCGGCGCGGTGGCGGCGGCCAACGGCGCGGCCTTCCTGTGCTACGTCACGCCCGCCGAACATCTGGCCCTGCCCAACGTGGACGACGTCAAACAGGGCATCATCGCCAGCCGCATCGCCGCCCACGCCGCCGACATCGCCAAGGGCATTCCCGGCGCGCGCGAGCAGGACGACCGCATGGCCGCGGCGCGGCGCAAGCTCGATTGGGACGCGCAGTGGCTGGAAGCCGTCGATCCGGAGACCGCCAAAGCCATCCGCGCAAGCCGGGCCCCCGAAGACGACCACAGCGAAACCTGCAGCATGTGCGGCAAATTCTGCGCCGTGCGCAGCATGAACAAGGCGCTGGCCGGCGAGTACATCGACATTCTGTAA
- a CDS encoding cytidylate kinase-like family protein yields the protein MTARIITIGREYGSGGRSIGERTAQMLGYGFYDKVLIDLAAKKSGFAIDYIRNTEEQVTPNYLFNLAANGYYANSMFINDGLPASDNLFILQSKIIRELAEKAPCVIVGRCADYILRDRTDCLNVFIHAPLADRVARAVGEYGLPAEGAEKTVQRNDKIRSKHYQYYAGSKWGHIHRYHLTLNSSAFGCEAAAALIVETARRFG from the coding sequence ATGACAGCACGCATCATCACCATCGGTCGCGAATACGGCAGCGGCGGACGCAGCATCGGCGAACGGACTGCCCAAATGCTGGGGTACGGATTCTACGACAAGGTCCTGATCGACCTCGCCGCCAAGAAGAGTGGTTTTGCCATCGATTACATCAGAAACACCGAAGAGCAGGTCACGCCCAACTATTTGTTCAACCTGGCCGCCAACGGCTATTACGCCAACTCGATGTTCATCAACGACGGACTGCCCGCCTCGGACAACCTCTTCATCCTGCAGAGCAAGATCATCCGCGAACTGGCCGAGAAAGCTCCCTGCGTCATCGTCGGGCGCTGCGCCGATTACATCCTGCGCGACCGCACCGACTGCCTGAACGTGTTCATCCACGCGCCGCTGGCCGACCGCGTCGCCCGCGCCGTCGGCGAATACGGTCTGCCCGCGGAGGGCGCCGAAAAAACCGTGCAGCGCAACGACAAGATCCGCTCCAAGCACTACCAGTATTACGCCGGCAGCAAATGGGGCCATATCCATCGCTACCACCTCACACTCAACAGCAGCGCCTTCGGCTGCGAGGCCGCCGCGGCCCTGATCGTCGAGACCGCGCGGCGGTTCGGGTAA
- a CDS encoding M20 family metallopeptidase gives MADRQDSVTRASEAAVALRRELHRHPELSWREVETTKKITARMAELGVSVIKKGFKGTQCGLVAEIKGAKPGPTLMIRADIDALPVAEDPSHDVASECAGVMHACGHDAHAAILAGVVQVVQEHRDELCGAVRFLFQPAEEAGPGSGAPAVIADGALEGVDAIIGEHVQSQMPAGKIGWKKGPMMASADIWDIVIRGKGGHGASPHRAVNPMLCAAALVPALTAIAPQEVSALEPVVVGIGAIKAGEARNVIPDTCTMCGTVRCSDMETREAMPERFHRIVDGIAAAWNCTADLKYEKVYPVTVNDPDVTDWILDVAKAEGLEDRLVEREFAMGSEDFSYYGEKIPAAYFNLGMGTDTPHHSAEFRVDDAVVPLGVKLLSALALDYGKSRGK, from the coding sequence ATGGCAGACAGGCAGGACAGCGTCACACGCGCTTCCGAAGCGGCCGTGGCCTTGCGCCGCGAGCTTCACCGTCACCCGGAACTTTCCTGGCGCGAGGTGGAGACGACGAAAAAAATCACCGCCCGGATGGCGGAACTCGGCGTTTCCGTGATCAAAAAAGGATTCAAGGGCACTCAGTGCGGCCTCGTCGCCGAGATCAAGGGGGCCAAGCCCGGACCGACGCTGATGATCCGCGCCGACATCGACGCGCTGCCCGTCGCCGAGGATCCGTCCCACGACGTCGCGTCCGAATGCGCGGGCGTCATGCACGCCTGCGGGCACGACGCCCACGCGGCTATCCTCGCCGGCGTCGTTCAGGTGGTGCAGGAGCACCGGGACGAACTTTGCGGCGCGGTGAGGTTCCTGTTCCAGCCCGCCGAGGAAGCGGGCCCCGGCTCCGGCGCGCCCGCGGTGATCGCCGACGGCGCGCTCGAAGGCGTCGACGCGATCATCGGCGAGCACGTGCAGAGCCAGATGCCGGCCGGTAAAATCGGCTGGAAGAAAGGGCCGATGATGGCCTCCGCCGACATCTGGGACATCGTCATCCGTGGCAAGGGCGGCCACGGCGCCAGCCCCCACCGCGCCGTCAATCCGATGCTCTGCGCGGCGGCCCTGGTGCCGGCGCTGACGGCCATCGCGCCGCAGGAAGTGAGCGCGCTCGAACCCGTTGTCGTCGGCATCGGCGCCATCAAAGCCGGCGAAGCCCGCAACGTCATTCCCGATACCTGCACGATGTGCGGCACCGTGCGCTGCTCCGACATGGAAACGCGCGAAGCCATGCCCGAACGCTTCCACCGCATCGTCGACGGCATCGCCGCGGCGTGGAACTGCACGGCCGATCTGAAGTACGAAAAAGTCTATCCGGTCACCGTCAACGATCCCGACGTCACCGACTGGATCCTGGACGTGGCGAAAGCCGAAGGGCTTGAGGATCGTCTTGTGGAACGCGAGTTCGCCATGGGATCCGAGGATTTCAGCTACTACGGCGAAAAAATCCCCGCCGCGTACTTCAACCTCGGCATGGGCACCGACACGCCGCATCACAGCGCCGAGTTCCGCGTCGACGACGCCGTCGTGCCGTTGGGCGTGAAGCTGCTGTCGGCGCTGGCGCTCGATTACGGCAAAAGCCGCGGGAAATAG